Below is a window of candidate division WOR-3 bacterium DNA.
AGTTGGCAATCAGCCCGAAGATGAGTTCGGCCACGGCGAACCCGAGGTTCAGGACGATAGATACGATGAGGCTTCTGCCCTGACGTGCGTGGCCGTGGTCGTGATGGTGGCCGCTCATGCTGTGGGAGATGTTAGGAACATCCGCGCCGCCGCGCAAGTCGCGCAGAGTTGACGGTCGCGGCTTGCAGCATAGACTCTGGGAGTGAATCGGCCTTTGTGGCGGCAGCCGGAGTTCTGGACAACGGCCGGCGCCGTACTGGCACTGACCATCGGGCACTATGCGGCGCCAACCCACGATCCGTTCTGGCACGACCTGTTCCGCCGGCTCTACTATCTGCCGATAATCTTGGCCGGGTTCCGTTTCGGACTGGGAGGCGGGCTGGCGACGTCCACGGCCATATCGCTTCTCTTCCTGCCCCACGTCCTGATGATGAAACACATGCTTCCCCGCCAGGCGAGCGAGGCGGTGTTTGAGATTCCGCTCTACCTCGTCGTCGGCGTCGTGACCGGCGTTCTCTCCGACCGGCAGCGTAAGGTGAGCGAGTCTCTGCGTCACGCCGAGCGGCTCAAGTCTCTCGGCGAGATGGCCGCAGGAATGGCGCACGAGGTGAAGAACCCGCTTGCCGCGATCCGCAGTTCTGCCCAGATACTCACCGAGCGGCTTTCAGGCAAAGAGGCGGAGTTCGCTCGCATCGTCGTCAGCGAGGTCGACCGTCTCAACCGGGTGGTCAACGAGTTCCTGGATTACGCCCGCCCGGCACCGCTGAAGCGTGAGCCGGTTCTGCTCAGTGCGCTGCTCGATTCATGCCTGGAACTGCTGGCGCCAGTCATTGCTCAGGCCGGAATCAGGGTGAAACGGGCCTACCCGCAAGGCGAGCGGCAGGTCAACGCCGACTCGAACCAGTTACGCCAGGTTTTCCTGAACCTGGTTCTCAACGCG
It encodes the following:
- a CDS encoding sensor histidine kinase — encoded protein: MNRPLWRQPEFWTTAGAVLALTIGHYAAPTHDPFWHDLFRRLYYLPIILAGFRFGLGGGLATSTAISLLFLPHVLMMKHMLPRQASEAVFEIPLYLVVGVVTGVLSDRQRKVSESLRHAERLKSLGEMAAGMAHEVKNPLAAIRSSAQILTERLSGKEAEFARIVVSEVDRLNRVVNEFLDYARPAPLKREPVLLSALLDSCLELLAPVIAQAGIRVKRAYPQGERQVNADSNQLRQVFLNLVLNAVQAMHAGGEATLELRQQGGSTLVLVRDTGSGIPSDKLRRVFEPFYSTKPGGTGLGLPIANRIVSEHGGRLVIESRPGEGTTATVTLPEE